A window of the Bacillus sp. A301a_S52 genome harbors these coding sequences:
- the ytfJ gene encoding GerW family sporulation protein translates to MSEHPIQGLMKTAMENLKEMVDVNTIVGDPVETPDGSVILPISKVGFGFAAGGSEFVLKNHHLSSPGQRHAEHEEGKHPFGGGSGGGVSITPIAFLVVNGHGVKMLHLDHTAHLYEKLMEFTPQVVEKIQQMMQSAGIRNQTQAQKAPPTTPPNMEKPFEF, encoded by the coding sequence ATGTCTGAACATCCTATTCAAGGATTAATGAAAACGGCAATGGAAAATTTAAAGGAAATGGTTGATGTTAACACGATTGTCGGTGATCCAGTAGAAACACCTGATGGGAGCGTTATTTTACCTATTTCAAAAGTGGGATTCGGTTTTGCTGCTGGTGGTAGTGAATTTGTATTAAAAAACCATCATCTCAGTAGTCCGGGCCAGAGACATGCTGAACATGAAGAGGGAAAGCATCCTTTCGGTGGAGGTAGCGGCGGTGGGGTGTCTATCACGCCTATTGCCTTTTTAGTTGTGAATGGACATGGTGTGAAAATGTTGCATCTTGACCATACTGCTCACTTATATGAAAAGCTTATGGAGTTTACACCGCAAGTTGTTGAAAAAATTCAACAAATGATGCAATCGGCAGGTATAAGGAATCAGACACAAGCTCAAAAGGCACCACCAACGACACCACCAAATATGGAAAAACCGTTTGAATTTTAA
- a CDS encoding DUF2953 domain-containing protein, translating into MFTIAKIIIFIIVVLFVLIMFLTLTVNVSFHQKNKQVDGKVTLSLLFRLIRYTITIPSVAIDDESPSLVFKEEKSGMGMKEDKQETLSYLEVIKDIELFQHFLEETIGFYNIVTYFLSKVRITSFSWESEIGAGDAAKTGQLSGMVWSLKGAFLGILSTKVNVTKHPHLQVEPIFQGFVFGTSFQCMLSFRIGYAIHAAIKVWRHKKRGKDQREKLLNQRKGSDVYV; encoded by the coding sequence ATGTTCACGATTGCTAAAATAATCATTTTTATAATTGTTGTTTTATTCGTTTTGATCATGTTTTTAACTCTTACAGTAAATGTGTCTTTTCATCAAAAAAATAAACAGGTCGATGGAAAAGTAACTCTATCACTTTTATTTCGTCTCATTCGTTATACAATCACTATTCCATCTGTTGCAATTGATGACGAGTCCCCATCACTTGTTTTTAAAGAAGAAAAGAGCGGGATGGGAATGAAAGAGGATAAGCAGGAAACATTAAGTTACTTGGAGGTTATCAAAGATATAGAATTATTTCAGCATTTCTTAGAGGAAACAATCGGTTTTTATAATATTGTGACATATTTCTTATCAAAAGTGCGTATAACTTCCTTCTCATGGGAAAGTGAAATTGGTGCTGGAGATGCTGCTAAAACAGGACAGCTATCAGGAATGGTTTGGTCACTTAAAGGAGCCTTTTTAGGAATTTTATCAACAAAAGTGAACGTTACTAAGCATCCTCATCTCCAAGTAGAGCCAATATTTCAAGGGTTTGTGTTTGGAACCTCATTTCAATGCATGCTTTCTTTTCGAATCGGTTATGCTATCCATGCGGCTATTAAAGTCTGGCGTCACAAAAAGCGTGGGAAAGACCAGAGGGAAAAGCTATTAAATCAAAGGAAAGGCAGTGATGTCTATGTCTGA
- the tpx gene encoding thiol peroxidase — translation MPEVTFKEKPVTLVGDDISVGDKAPDFTVLATDLSEITLSDSKGKVRLISVVPSIDTGVCDQQTRRFNEEAAKLGNVEILTISVDLPFAQKRWCAAAGIDNVQTLSDHRDLDFGKKYGVAIEELRLLARAIFVIDSSDTVVYVEYVPEVTQHPDYEEAINAVKNAK, via the coding sequence ATGCCAGAGGTAACATTTAAAGAAAAGCCTGTAACACTTGTAGGAGATGACATTTCAGTAGGAGACAAAGCACCAGATTTCACCGTATTAGCTACAGATTTATCCGAAATAACGTTATCTGATTCAAAAGGCAAGGTTAGATTAATTAGTGTTGTTCCTTCTATCGATACAGGCGTTTGTGACCAGCAAACACGCAGGTTTAACGAAGAAGCAGCTAAGTTAGGAAATGTTGAAATCCTCACCATTAGTGTTGACTTACCGTTTGCACAAAAACGGTGGTGCGCTGCAGCGGGGATCGACAATGTCCAAACATTATCTGATCATCGAGACTTAGATTTCGGTAAAAAATATGGTGTTGCCATTGAAGAACTTCGCCTGTTAGCGAGAGCGATATTTGTAATAGACAGTTCAGATACTGTTGTTTATGTTGAGTATGTTCCGGAAGTAACTCAGCACCCAGACTATGAAGAAGCCATTAATGCTGTTAAAAACGCAAAATAA
- a CDS encoding class I SAM-dependent methyltransferase: MTETIYNVLDQGAEIVKSEKEILYLEALSYMGEMMFNRRSDESLSNSDKLDKLLGDLPDKGANTRENYRRAMQLAVLKGMREATQPHHAMTPDAVSLFIGYIANKVLSHDDKNKHVVMDPAVGAGNLMTAVLNQLDKETLFVGVEPDETLLKLAYANANLQTHDVELFHQDSVSSPLIKEVDLVVSDLPAGYYPNDTIAEQFVTKANDGHSFVHHLLIEQGVKHVKKGGFLIFLVPNTLFQSEQSKQLHTFIKQEAIIYSFMQLPSSMFKNQAGAKSILVLRKKSEGIVAPKQALLVELPSFSQEGSLADMMERISTWFDEHLKKGH; encoded by the coding sequence ATGACTGAGACAATTTACAATGTATTAGATCAAGGCGCTGAAATAGTAAAAAGTGAGAAAGAGATATTGTATTTAGAAGCATTAAGCTACATGGGCGAGATGATGTTTAATAGACGCTCTGATGAAAGTCTTTCAAATAGTGACAAGTTGGACAAGCTATTAGGTGATTTACCGGATAAAGGTGCAAATACAAGGGAAAATTACCGAAGAGCTATGCAACTAGCTGTTTTGAAAGGAATGCGTGAAGCAACTCAGCCTCATCATGCTATGACACCTGATGCAGTAAGCTTATTTATAGGTTACATAGCTAATAAAGTACTTAGTCATGATGATAAGAACAAGCATGTGGTCATGGATCCAGCAGTAGGAGCAGGAAATCTTATGACCGCAGTGTTGAATCAATTGGATAAAGAGACCCTTTTTGTAGGAGTAGAACCTGATGAAACATTGTTAAAATTAGCCTATGCAAACGCTAATTTGCAGACCCATGATGTAGAACTATTCCATCAGGATAGTGTGAGTAGCCCATTAATAAAGGAAGTAGATCTCGTTGTTTCTGATCTCCCTGCTGGTTATTACCCAAACGATACAATAGCAGAACAATTTGTTACTAAAGCAAATGACGGTCATTCATTCGTTCATCATCTTCTAATTGAGCAAGGAGTCAAACACGTGAAAAAAGGGGGATTTCTTATTTTTCTTGTACCTAACACCCTTTTTCAAAGTGAACAGTCGAAACAGCTCCACACGTTTATAAAACAGGAAGCGATTATCTACTCATTCATGCAACTTCCTTCATCAATGTTTAAAAATCAAGCTGGCGCAAAGAGTATTCTTGTTTTAAGAAAGAAGAGCGAAGGAATAGTAGCACCAAAGCAGGCATTGTTAGTGGAACTACCATCATTCTCACAGGAAGGTTCTCTAGCTGATATGATGGAGCGAATTTCTACATGGTTTGATGAACATCTCAAAAAAGGTCATTAA
- a CDS encoding RDD family protein produces MSEDIHNEEPIEGQDINSDTAEEIAIPYAGFWMRFWAYVVDSIVVWSINGLLFVPLMALTGMANVTWGAIALAAIVVSIVSFVYFSIMTKKLGQTLGKLIFGIKVYSYDKQELTWLDVIFREVVGRYIHQALPVLLFLYAIVAFSPEKRGIHDRLGNTFVGLEPRRSKKMIVHHQITQESLT; encoded by the coding sequence ATGAGTGAAGATATCCATAACGAAGAACCCATTGAAGGTCAAGATATTAATAGTGACACAGCAGAAGAAATCGCTATTCCATATGCAGGGTTTTGGATGCGTTTTTGGGCCTATGTTGTCGATTCGATAGTGGTATGGAGTATTAATGGTTTATTGTTTGTACCACTTATGGCACTTACTGGGATGGCGAATGTTACTTGGGGGGCAATAGCGTTAGCAGCGATTGTCGTGTCTATTGTCTCGTTTGTTTATTTTTCAATAATGACTAAAAAGCTTGGTCAAACCTTAGGTAAGCTCATTTTTGGGATTAAAGTTTATAGTTATGATAAACAGGAGCTTACATGGTTAGATGTTATCTTTAGAGAAGTTGTGGGACGGTATATCCATCAAGCTCTTCCGGTTCTATTATTTCTTTATGCGATCGTCGCTTTTTCTCCTGAAAAAAGGGGAATCCACGACCGTTTAGGAAATACATTCGTAGGGCTTGAACCAAGGCGTTCAAAAAAAATGATCGTTCATCATCAAATAACACAAGAATCACTTACCTGA
- the sppA gene encoding signal peptide peptidase SppA, with protein MNAKRWIGLAIAGVLLLASTLVSFFQASMEESWEDFFGGAGEPFHERVLETGTGSGKIAVIHVEGIIQSGASGGLLSGGYDHQMLLDQLDHAAEDPEVHGIVLRVNTPGGGVVESDEIHDKVAAIQEDYNKPVYASMGSQAASGGYYISAPAEQIYANPQTITGSLGVIMSSINISELAENWGIQEEVIKSGPYKDIMSSTRDMTDEERAILQDLVDDAYEQFVDVIEEGRDFERDEVYDLADGRIYTGSQALEQGLIDGLGHQDDVVQALEEALGYGNLTVVEYEANIGFSSLLGIKMNEVFSNQSQLTDIESWFRQNQGAQLMYLYTD; from the coding sequence ATGAATGCAAAACGATGGATTGGCCTTGCTATTGCAGGTGTCCTTTTATTAGCATCAACACTCGTATCTTTTTTTCAAGCATCTATGGAAGAATCTTGGGAAGACTTCTTTGGCGGAGCAGGAGAACCCTTTCACGAAAGGGTTTTGGAAACTGGAACAGGCAGCGGCAAAATTGCAGTTATTCATGTAGAAGGGATCATACAGAGTGGGGCTTCTGGTGGACTTTTGTCTGGTGGGTATGACCATCAAATGCTGTTGGATCAGCTTGATCATGCAGCAGAGGACCCAGAAGTACATGGTATCGTACTAAGAGTGAATACTCCTGGTGGCGGAGTTGTAGAAAGTGATGAAATTCATGATAAAGTGGCAGCCATCCAAGAAGATTATAACAAGCCAGTCTATGCGTCTATGGGCAGCCAGGCAGCAAGTGGAGGTTATTATATTTCAGCGCCTGCTGAACAAATTTACGCTAATCCGCAAACAATCACGGGGTCATTAGGTGTTATTATGTCCTCAATTAATATTAGTGAGCTTGCTGAAAACTGGGGCATTCAAGAAGAAGTGATTAAAAGCGGGCCTTATAAAGATATCATGTCTTCAACGAGAGATATGACAGATGAAGAAAGAGCTATTTTACAAGACCTTGTTGATGATGCTTACGAGCAATTTGTTGACGTTATTGAGGAAGGTAGAGATTTTGAGCGTGATGAAGTATATGATTTAGCAGATGGCCGTATATATACAGGTTCTCAAGCTCTAGAACAAGGGTTAATTGATGGACTGGGGCATCAGGACGATGTGGTTCAAGCCCTTGAAGAAGCATTAGGTTATGGAAACTTAACTGTAGTGGAATACGAAGCGAATATTGGTTTCTCCTCTTTACTGGGAATAAAAATGAATGAAGTATTTAGTAATCAAAGTCAATTAACAGATATAGAAAGCTGGTTCCGCCAAAATCAAGGCGCACAGCTCATGTATTTATATACTGATTGA